CCTGGAACATAAGGGTAATCAGCATATTGTGTGTAGAGAATATAAAAGTCTCCTTCAACAACAATGCCTTTATCTGACAAATCAACTTCTGTCCATGAGTACAGATCACGTTCAGCTTTTGCTTCATATGGTCCGGCAATCTTGTTACCTGGGGAGCCATTTTCACCAGTTGCGTCATATACAGAGATGACTATATCGTCTCCACCCGGGACAGGTACATGGTCAGCCCAGAACTGCAATTTCGCACCCTTGAGCATCGCCATTTCCTCCCCTTCTTTGAGAGACATTTTGACGGCAAAACCACTGCCCTTTTTCCCCATTGCAAGATTCTTGCCATAGGACCCATTATCGTATTTTATTTCTGAGTCATCATTGGTGTAAAACGGGGTCAACTGAAGATTAAGATCTAAATTTTCACCTGGCTTAATGGTGATTGTTTTGCTTCCCTTATAAAAGCCTTTTGCATAAACCTGTAGGGTATACTCACCTTCGTATGCTTCCAGTTTATATGTGCCATCAGGTGCAGAATTGACCGGTTTGATTTGATCATCCTCAAGAAGGAAGATCTGTGCTTGATCCACACCATTGCCAAATTGATCTGTTATCTTTCCCGTGATCGTCTGCTTCTGCATTGCTTTCATGGATATTTCAGGAGAAATGGTACCTCGTGACGAAAGAGATACAGTTTCTGTCACGGACTCATATCCATAAGCATTAATGCTAAGTGTATATTCTCCTGGTTTGTGGTGAATGGTGAATTCACCATTCTGCGGGTCTGCTTTTGTCTTCCACCCGGTTTCTTCAACTTGAACCGTTGCATCTAACGGTAGGATATCATTGTTTTGTGAAGAAGTTATTGGAAATGACTTTTCCCCTTCTCTAAGTGATACACCAGTTTCTCCTTCCTCTGTCACTTCAGTTTCTGACGTTTTGTCATTGACAAGCTTTACATCATCAATATACCACCCAGGTCTTTCATTATCGAGTGATGTAAGATTAAAGCCAATATAGACTTTCTTGCCTGCGTAGTCTGAAAGATCGATACCGACCTCATGCCAGTTTTGGTTTTCATCTTGGATCTCTAACAGCGCATCCCAATTTTCTTTATCTGTTGAGATGTACACAGTTCCAACGTCCCATCCAAACGGTGCCAGATGATACCATTGTTGAAAGCGTAATTTTGTACCATCTTCCACAAGCACTGGAGGCATCATAAGTGTCATATCGGTATCCATGTCGTAATTACCGTCTAGGTTTGTACCCATCACTTTTTTCCCGGAAGAAACACTGTCCGGCCCAAAAACGGGTTCTCCCCACTGCCATGTATCAAATGTTCCAAACGAATACCAGCCATCAGGATAACTTTCAAAGTCTTCGCTATATCCAGTTGTTACACCTTCTTTTACTTCTGTCGTATAGACTTCACTCTTGACATTTCTGCCACTGAAATCTGCAATAGTCCATTGGTAGTCCATTTCGCTTCCTGAAATATCTTCCGGTGGAACTACCACTTCATAAGATCCTTCCAAATGGTCTCCGTCGCTACGGTCACCTTTATAACTCTTTTTTGAGCCGTCTTCACTTGTCAGTGTCAACGTCACCTGATTCACACTGATATTGTCAGACGCGTGAATAGAGAAATAAGCTTCTTCTCCTTTAAATAATATCTCACGTGGTTCATGGTCAAATGTCGGGTTTTCATTATCAGACCCTTCTCCGACGATCTGTCCCTTGATCGTGCCGACACCCTCTTCCACTGCCTGCATGACAGTATTCGCATCCACTTGACCATATCCATAGCCGTTATTGGGGGAATCTGGATATTCATCATCTGTCCTTGGGACAGCAGAGACCTTCAGTATGTCCTCAATAGCATCAACTGTCAGTTCTTCATCCGCCTGCTTCATTAATGCTATGGTACCAGCAACAGCTGGTGCTGACATTGATGTACCATTCAATACTTTATATTCATATTCATCCCATGATTCGCCAGGATAGGCCGAACGGATATTAACACCGGGAGCGGAAACATCCGGCTTTAATTCTCCTCCTTCTGTCGGTCCCCGCAATGAGAAGCTTGCCAGGTTGTCATCTTCGTCAGTAGCACCAACAGCAATTGATTCTGGATAATTACCTGGTGAGGATATAGTGCCTGGGTCGGCTCCCATGAAAAGTGATGCATTGCCCGCTGAAAAAACAGGCACGATGCCGACACTTTTCCACGATTGTACCATCGGACGGAACCAGTCATTATCGATCGGGTTACCTCCCCAGGAATTATTGACGATATCTGGCGCTTTTTCCGGGTGTGGGATACCGTTTTCATCCTTAGGGGCAAGAATCCATTCTGCAGCTTCCAGTATGTCGGAATCATTGCCGGTCCCCCCTGAGAATGCGCGTGCTGTAATCCATTTAGCGCTGGGGGCAACCCCTATTTTATTACTACCATCTGGCTCTTGACCAACCATGGTCCCCATTGTATGTGTCCCATGTCCATTTGAATCTACCGGCACGCCTATGTTGGAAGTAGCGTCATGCCAGTTGAATTCATGGTTTGGATCATCTGGATGATCAGGGTCATACCCTCGATATTTTTCCTTCAGAGCTGGATGTGCCCAATCTACACCACTATCGATATTGGCTACGACGACTCCTTCACCATCGTAGCCTCTGTCCCATACTTCAGGGACGCCCATTCGCTCAATGTTCCATGCCACATCTTCAGCAGCAGACTTTTCTGTTTTCTGTTGATCAGGTTGTTCTTCCGGGAGTATCAACTTTTTCTCTTCATCAAGAAGAACAGATTTTACTTCAGAGAATTGAGCGATCTCCTCCATACTATCTACGTCACCGGTCACAGAAAATCCGTTGACGATATAATAACTGTTAAATGCTTTAACATGCTCATTTTTGGTTGCTTTCTCTAAATAGGCTTCTAGTCCCTTTTGAGTGGACTTTGATTTTTCCATTAAACTGCTTACAACTGTCTTTTGTTTCTTCACCTTTACTTCCGCTTTGGATAGACTTTGATTTTGTGCTCTAAGCTCGGTTTTATCAGCAATTTCATTGGTATCTACCTGATCTTTAAGTATAACGAGATATTGAACAAAGTCGTCTTCAACAAATGCTTCCTGCAATTCGGGCTGAATAAAAGCTTTAAAATCATTTTCCTTCTGGCTTTTGGATTCTGCAAAAGTTACATAAGGCATCAGCTGACCAACCACGAGCACTACGATGAAAAATGACGATACATACCTGATCCATTGTTTCTTACGTCTGATCAAAATAAATCCTCCCCTTTGTAGATGGTACGCTAGCCGAACTGCATTCTGGCAATTATAATGAGCAACAATTAGATAAGTATCCCACCTTTCTATAATTGTAATATAATAAACTTCTAAAATTCACTCTATCATAATACCTTTGTCAATTTCAGTCGAATCTTGCAGAATATAGTAAATTATTTAAAATGATGATAAAGTCCTAATACATATATTGAAAGATATTGTTTGATGAGGAGCTTGGCCGTTATTAGCTAATCAATTGATGCTTGGCACTAAAACGATGTAAGTATCGCCAAATGGTGTCGTGCACATTTTGCAGAATCAATGTTGACATATACTTACTTCGAACAAGTTTACTTGGCTTATGGCAGCACGGATCTCCGAAAATCCATCGACAGCTAAGCAGTTAATCCGCAAATGGGACAGAACCTATGGGCACCAGTCAACACCACGCTGGTTGCTTGATGGTATACTTTTGCTTCCATTCTATCCTTTTGTCTTTAAGAGGCATCGCATAACCTGAGTAATGATCTAAGAAGATTATCTCATCGATGCTCTTGGTTTAAAAAGTGCATTCTATTTGACCCTTGCTGCGTTAAAGTAGATATCAGAAGAACCCCTTTCTGTTGGTTTTGGCTATCGCTTTAACTAACAGAAAACGTATTTCTCTTTCATTTATTGGCGCACTTTTAACCGAATCACCTTCCCCGCAATTAAGCGATTCACCATGATCAAATCTTTCTGTAAATATTCCAGGTACTAAATGCATTTAAAAGAGACTGCCGAAGAACGGCAGTCTCTTTTAAAATTTAGTTACTTTTGGAGAAGTTTGCTTAGCTCGACTTCTATTTCTGGATCAATTGCAGCCGTACCACCAATAATGGTCAAGGTATTGAATCCTTGTTCAGATACGAAATCTTTTACGGTTTCTGGCACAATGTTCCCTACCAGAATTGTACCTGTTCCTTCTTTGGCTGCCAATGCAGCTGCTGATAGGGCATCAGGGTAATCCATTCCAGTTGTAACATTATAATGTTTTGAATCGACTCCAAAATGTTCAGCTACTTCAACTGCTGTGCTAAAACGATCTTTACCAGATACTCTGTATGCATTAGGAACTTCGGCAGCAACGGAGTCAGATACTGCTACAGTACCACCAACTACCAATGTTTTATTTACGCCTAATTCATACATTGCTTTTTTAGTGGCTTTGGATAAGGTGTCATCCTTTGTGAGCAAGATTGGCAATCCCTGATCTGCTGCATGTGAAGCAACTGATAAAGCGTCAGGGAAGTTATAACCATTTACAAGCACGACTTCCGAAGCTGAACCGCCTGTTATTTCATTAGCAATTTCAGTTGCTGTTTCAGTGCGGTCTTTTCCTGAAATGCGAGTTACTTTAATTCCTTCTTTTTTCAATTGCTTCCCAACATCTGCACTTATTGCACCCTCTCCTCCAAGGAGATAAACTGTTTTAGCGCCGAGTCTTTCGATTTCAGCCTTAGTCACAGGGGAAAGTGCGTCTGTTTTGGTCAGCAATAAAGGTGCATCATTTTGTTTAGCCAACGGGACACCCGCTAATGCATCGGCATAATCATCACCGCGCGCCAATACAACTGCATCCGCTTTGTCCCAACCTTCTTTGCTGACTTCAACAGCAGTGTCATAACGACTTTCACCTGAAACGCGTGAAACACGATCTTCACCTGACTCAGCACGGTAAACCGTAACCTCTTCAGTTGTTACATGCCCGGCAAGATCTGTCAGTTCAAGATCAAAAGTGTTCTTACCAGGTTCAAGATCTACTTCCGTTTCAACTGTTGTGCTGAACTGATTCATTTGATTCTCAGCCATTTCGTTATAGAAGACTTCACTGCCGTTAACTTTCAGACGCAACTCCTCAAAGTTGTCAGTGATGAGTGATTCAAGTGTAATTTTAGCTGTGTCATGCTCTACATAATCAGGCGCCTTTGTTTCAAGTGTTGGCGGTGTACTATCTACAAAGATTGTCCGGCTGTTCGCCAGTTTCGTTACGTTACCATTGATATCAGTAGCTGTAATATGAATTGGGTGAACACCGTCTTCAAATTCAACTTCTGCCTCAAACAAATATGTCCCGCCACCAAACGATTCGAGTTCTACCGGTTCACCTTCAACAGTTACTTCGGAGATTCCACTGTCATCGGAGACAAGACCTAACACATATACGAGATTGTCAGACATAACTTCAAATGTTCCGGGCACATATATCTCAATAACAGGGCCTTCTCCGTCACCCACAACATGTGCTGTAGAATTGCCTGCAAAGTCTACAGCCAGTATTGCGACCTCCGTATTGTCTGAGATAAGTGATTCATCTAGCTCCACTTGTTTCGTATCAGATCCATAAATCGGTTTTAACGCGTCGCCATCTATCATTACTTGGTAATAAGCAACACCAGATCCATCATCTTTTGCTTCAACATTGAGAGTAGTCCCGTCTAGCGAAGCTTCAACTGTAGGTGCTTGAGTATCAACCGTGACTGGGACTTTAAGTGATTGCGCTTCTTTGTCAGGGAAATCAATGGCCGTTTTTATTTCAAAATAGTACTGACCATCTTCAGCTGTTTCCCCATTAATCTTGCCATCCCATCTAATTGAAGGGTCAAATCTATAGGCTTCCCCAATACCTCGGTCAAAATAATTTTTCCTGACCTCGTTCTCTGAGAGCAACTTCCGTACCACTTTGCCATCTTGATTCAGAATATTGTATTCTACTGTTTTAGCGTTACGCAAGTAAGATAATACTGGAATGATTTGATCATGTTCGCCGTTTCCATCAGGCGAAATAGCGATTTTTTCAGTTTTACGCTCTTCGCTAACTGGATCATATCCTAGAGTATAGTAACCATCGGCGCCTTCATATACTAAGGTTCCTTCTTCATAGAAAGAATCATTATCGTCATAAGCAAGCTTATCAAGCACTGGTGGAGCGTTCCAATCTCCTTTGAAACCTACGTAAGGAACACTTAACTCGGGTTCACATCATCAGAGTCTGTCAAAGTGACATAACCTTCCACAAAGTATCCATTTGTGAAGATTTCTTCTGGTTTTACCGGATCTGCTCCAGGTTCACTGAAGACCTTTGCTTCGGATAGATCTACTTGAACATCAACCGTAACAGAACCATTGGCAGGTACTTCGACTGTTTCCTTGCCATTATTTAAGTTCACTTTAGCACCCACAACTTCTTGAGCTTCAAGCTTATCCAACTCACCACTCAGAAAAGCATTCCCGAGCACCCCATTAAAAGCAAAGTCAGTTTGGACATTTGCTGCAAGGTCATATGATACAGCTTCATCCGTAAGGTTTTTAGCCTCAAGTGTCATACTGAATTGGTCACCGACTTCTTTCAATGCGACTTTCGCTTCACCCGTTTGCTTTTCAGTTACAACTACAGGTGTTTTAATAGCAGAATGCAGTTGCATCAGACCGGCCCCTTGTCTACGTGGCGAATAAGGATTATCTTGTTCAAGAACCGACTGGGCATATCCTTTGTCGTTAACGACTTCAGATGTGTTCATCAAAAGGTTTTTAGCCATTTCAACTCTGGCCCGATGATCAAGATTGAACGCTTCGTCTACACGTTGCAAAACAAGGGCAGAACCTCCTGCCACATGAGGTGCAGCCATAGATGTTCCACTCATGACACCATATTGATCATCTTGAAGTGTCGATAAAATGTTTCCACCTGGGGCAGTAATCTCTGGCTTGAAATCAAGATCCGGTGTAAGACCCCAAGAAGTGAAGTCGGACATCTGTCCTGCTGTCGGATTTTGAATTTTAACTGTTTCATCCCCAAAGGTAATGGTAACTTCACTGTCATTTTCCAACTGCTCAGCCAATAAAACACCGTCGGATTTTAACATAAACATCTGAGGTATATTTATTGTATCCTCTGTCGCCATATTTACAATTCCATCGGTGTTGTTGTAAATAATAGCGCCAGCAGCACCTGCAGCTTGTGCATTTAAAGTCTTCTCAGTAAATGCATACTCTCCGCGCTGAATCAATGCGAATTTACCGTTGAAATTCTTGCCTTCGAAATCTTCAACGCTCCCTAAACCTGCATCTAAAAGCTGAAAAGTATTTTGCTCAAGATCAAAAGGATGTATATTACCTGCGGATAAATATCCTGCTTTGCCTTTTTCTTCTCCATATCCATATGTCAAAGCTTCCAAATCTATGAACTCATTTTCCAACGAAGCTACTTGCAATGAGTCATGCGAAACACCTGGAGCTCCAACAACACCTATATCTGGATTCGTAACATAAGGGTTCCAGTGCCCATTCCCTAAATGCGCCGAATTCCCAGCTGAGATTGACATAATAACACCATTTTCAACTGCTCTTTTCACGGCCTGTTGTTCGGGAGAATCTGAATCAACAAATGCTGCTGTAGAGCCTAGGCTCATATTAAGAGCGTCAGCACCCATTTGGATGGCATCATCAATCGCTTTAATATAAATATCACCCCAAGTTGATCCCATTTGTGGATCATTTCCAAAAACCTTCAACGCAAGTAACTGAGCTTCAGGGGCAACACCTTTAATACCACCGTTGTCTTCATCCCCGTTTGCTCCCACCGTCCCCGAAACATGCATGCCGTGCATAGAAGCTTCAGGACCAATGTCGCGAATCTCATAACTTTCATCCATATAGTTGTATCCATATGGAATTTTATCTGTAAAGAACTTTCCGGGATAATTACCGGATGCAACTTTTTCTTCTGTCAGCTTAGCCTTAGATGGGTCTGTAAGCACCATGTCTTTATGAGTGGGATCAATGCCTGTGTCAATAACACCAACAACCATCCCCTCACCATCATACCCATATTCGTCCCATGTACGCTGAGCTTGAACAAGCTCTTTACTGTATTTCATTTCCGGTTCGACGATTGGACGCTCATACTCGGTTGCCACTGTAACGCTTGTTACGCCTGGTAGCTTTTCAATTCGTTTCGAATCTCCATATTCAACAATACCACTGAACCCATTAAATACAGTCGTAAAACTTTGTTCATATTCCACTTTAACTTTCTTATTCGCTATATTTTCCTTAACATTCTGCTGAGTCTTGAGTGCTTTTTCCTGCAGGTCAGTTTTTTGGGACTCAGCTAAACTGCTGAATTTCTTCCCTTTCTCGGTTGCGTATGTAATCGCAGGATTACCCTCAACCTCAACTATCACTCGTACCTTTTCATCATCATTATACTTTTCATCATTCTCGTTCCCCATGAATTTTTGCTTGTTATTAACGATTTCACTTTTCTTTGATGATGCATTTTTCGAAAGTGAACCAGTAGCAGCAAAGGTGCTATTGGAAAACACAAGCATAAACGCTAATAACAATACAAGTATTCTCTTAATCTTCAAACGACTTCCCCTCCTATTTTTTAAATTTTTAGATATTTTAGCTACTAACCTCCTCTCTATTTACGATTGATAATAGTATAGTAGATTTTTCCATTATAGTCAAACGATTTAATCAATTAAGAATGACACATTAAGTCTGATTGGACCTAAAATTCGAGCCCTATTTATTGCATTATTCGACAAATGTCTGCAATCTTATAAGTTTCTTTTTCAATTCTGATCTTGCATAGAGCAGTAGGGTGGTTAATTTAATGTTCATTCGAAAAAAGAAAATAAACTATAAAGTTGCAATGAACACTACGATGGCCCTGAATCCATTTAATTGATGGATATTAAGGTAGACTCAATCGATGGAAGATGCACGTCGGAGAAAGCAATTCACGCTTACACATATAAAGTTATAAAAGTAAAAAGCGAGAAGGTTGGCATTGAAACAATAGGAATGGAGGTGGCTTGGAGTGGCTTTTCCATAAAAGCCTAAAGGGGTAGACAATAATAGTCATAAGCCGTGAAATATAACTGAGTTTTAAGCAGCGACTATCACTAAGCTGCCTTTAAAATAAATGATTAATCTAGTGATAGCCATTATAGACAACACTCACTCAAAAATATTCTGTTCTACTTCACTGAAATTTCAATACTAGATCCCTTGTTACCATATCCTTTTGCAGCCAGTTTAGCCGTTAACGTATATTCACCGGGATCGAGTTCAGGTAATTTAAGTTTAAATGTTTCCGCTTCCCCTGATCCCAAGTCGATATACTGAAGGACTTGGAGATATGATTTTCCTTTCGAATCCCGATATACTTCATTACCGTTTTCGTCAGTGATATAAAAATCGTATTTCATACTAGAGCTAAATTCCAATTTCACTCTTTTGGCGCTGTCATTTTTCACTGTATAATTAATAGTTCGTATTCCGTCACTCTTCTCATTGTTCTCTTTAAGTATAAAGATCAGCTTATGACTATTCTGCTGACCTTCTCCAGGATTAAAGCGCTGTTTCATCTGCTGATCATTCCTTTTTTTAGTGTTAAATCAGACTTGTTATCTCCGTTATTAAAAACCAAGAAGTACGCACCAATGACTATAACAAGTAAGATTACCAATCCAACCATAAATCTATTCATTAAATACACCTCATTTGTGTGTCCTTACAGGAAAAGCATGTGATCCTTTGTGAAATGAAAATATCTTGAGAATTATAAGGTAGAGGGCCATCCAAATCTAAGACCAATTCAACTCGACAGGAGGAGGGGTCTTATCTATTAAACTATAGGACAAAGCTGCTTGGAAAATCAATCGGATTAAATTGTATACTATTTCATAAAAGTACTGAGTTTCAAACACAAACATATCAAGCTTTTAATTTAACGTAATCTCATACCCTATGGTATTCCTTTTCCATTTGGATGTAAAATTTTTTTAGATAGGGTGTATGTTTGTGCTTTCTCAAATATTGTGGGCGACAAGCAACAAACCTTCTTTATGAAATACAGCTTGCTATCATTCAATAAATGAAAATGTTTATTTTCGGAACTAATTCAACGTATATTTCTATGACATGAAAAACTGCCCCTATATAAGGGGCAGAAATGTCTGAGCTCGTTTAAATCACTCTCATGTAAGCAATTTCAAGTGAAAAACTACTCCATAATACTTTTAAATGCGATTGCAACCTCGTCACTTACAGCTACTTTACCGCCAAATATTGATAAATGCCTGAGTCCTTTGCTTGAAATATAGTCTGCCGTCAGATCTGGTACTTTGTCATGCACAAGCAGGATTTGGCTGTTATTTTTTGCTGCAAGGACTGCACCTGTCAGAGCATCCGCATAGTTTTTGCCCGTTGCAACATACATGTGCTTGCTGGCGGCTTCGAAATGATCAAGCACTTTAATATTCGTGTCGTAGCGGTCATCCCCTGCAAGACGTGTAACTTTCGGCAATTGCTTGGTGATATCATCGTTAATGACTGTTGTTCCGCCGACCACATAGGTTTTTTCAACCCCTAAGTCTTTGACCGTTTCTTTTGTTGCTTCTGGCAGCCAGCTCTCTTTGGCTAGCAAAATCGGCATCCCTTCCTGTGCTGCACTGGCCGCGACAGATAGCGCATCAGGAAAGTCCATTCCATTGGCCACGGCTACTTTGTTGCTCCCATTAGGGGCTACTTCTTTTGCAATCAATGTCGCCGTCTCGAAGCGGTCTGCTCCGTTAATCCGCCGGACATCAAGACCTGAGTCAGACAATGTTTGTTCTACACCAGCGTTTATAGCGTTTTCCCCACCGAGAATGATCACTTTATTCGCTTCCAAACGGGCTGCCTCTTCCTCTGTTCCTTCCCAAAGTTCATCAGTCGGTGTCAGTAGAATAGGTGCGTCCAGCTCGTGGGCAAGTGGTACGCCCGCAAGGGCGTCAGCAAATTCATCCCCGCGTGCGAGGACCACAGTATCAGCCTTGTCCCAACCTTTTTTGCTAGTTTCAATTGCGGTGTCATAGCGTAGATCTCCGGAGATACGTTCTACATTATCAGGATAGATAAATAGATTTCCACCGGCGGTTGCCGTTACCACATTACCAGATTTATTTTCAAGTGAGACAATTACTTCCGCGCCTTCCAAATTTACATTTTTTGGGGTTGTCCATATACCTTCATAAACACCAGGCTCAACTTCTTCCATGTTTGCGTTTGTATCAGCCATTTTTGCCGATGGCAATGATACATGGAAGTTCGCTTTTCCCCCTTTGGCATTGCTTTCAAATGTCACTTTCACTTTATCACCCGGTGTTAAATACTGGTCTTCTGCCGGCTCGATATTGATAATGTTCAGTTTTTCCCGTGTAACCGTAACTGAATCTGATTCTACCAACTCGCTTCCTTCTACGGTGGATATAGCTTTTAATTCATTATTGTCTTTCATTAAATCTACTTGTGCCTCAAACGTACCATCTTCATCTATTACCACTTCACCAGCATCTTTTTCATTATTCATTAACTGAATGGCCGTATACGGTGAGCCGGTTCCTTGTACTGTAATTGTATCTTCACTCGTTACTGCACCATCTTCAGGAGAAGTAATGACGGGCTGGTCGAGTTTATAATCAACGCGGGTACGTATCATATAATTCCCGTCTTCTACAAATGCCGGGTAAAAGCTTCCATCCGTATATTGATAGCTTCTTCCAGCATATGGGTTTCCGTTATCTGTCGCGAGTCCTGGTGCGTTTGGATATTCCATTGTCTGAACATAGACAATATAAAATTCTTCATCTACTTTTATGTTTTCTTCACTTAGATCAACACTTGTCCATTCATTTTCCCAAGTGACCTCAGCATCGATAGGACCAGCAAGTTTCTCGCCTGGCATACCTTTTGGGCCTGTTGCATCCCACACTTCTACTGCAAATTCTGTTCCCAATTCCTCAGAAAAACCTTTATCAATGAATGCGAATACGCCCTCCTTGACAACAGCTGATTCATGATCATCCGGCAAAGTCATTTTTACCGCCCACCCGGCACCGCCGCCAAAATACATGCTACCATTATCAATGACACCATTGTCATAGCCTATTTCATCTCCTGGATATGTGTAATAAGGATCCAGAGAAATATCTTTCGTCTGCTCCCCTTCATTGAGATCAACTTTTACCTCATGATCCTTATACCCAGGTGCAGTTACGATCAGTGTATAATGTCCCATATATGCCTCTAGCATATATCTTCCTTTTTCATCTGATCGAACTGGATCAACATTTTCGTCCTCTTTCAGCAGTAACGTAGCATTCTCAACAGTATTACCTGTGTTAATATCACTAATTTGTCCACTTAATGTGCCCTTGGATATTTCCTCTAGCTTCAATTTTGCTTGAATTGTTTCATCTTTTTTGATCTGAATCTGTTCTTTCTGTATGTGATAGCCATATACATCTGTCTTTAATGTGACAGTTCCTACAGGATGAACCAAGGTGAATGAGCCATCTTTTTTTGTTCTGACTGTTCGGTCTGTTTCCTCAACAGTTATATATCCCGGTTGTGTAACAGGATTACCTTCTGTATCAGTTAGCTGACCTTCTATTGTTCCCAATCCCTCACGACTAGAAGAAACAGCATTAAAAATATCGACCAACCCATGGCCATACGCGTTGTTTGGTACTTCAAGGTGATCTTGATCCGTAAGTGGTTCAGCAGTCTGTATTAATATATTCTCTATTTGTTTAACCGAATAGCTATCGTCATAAGAAAGAAGTAATGCTGCAGCTCCTGACACAGCAGGTGTTGCCATCGACGTTCCGTTTTTGTCCGCATAATCGTTTCCTGGAACAGATGAGTAAATCGCCACACCTGGTGCAACAATA
This sequence is a window from Lentibacillus sp. JNUCC-1. Protein-coding genes within it:
- a CDS encoding S8 family serine peptidase, with the protein product MIRRKKQWIRYVSSFFIVVLVVGQLMPYVTFAESKSQKENDFKAFIQPELQEAFVEDDFVQYLVILKDQVDTNEIADKTELRAQNQSLSKAEVKVKKQKTVVSSLMEKSKSTQKGLEAYLEKATKNEHVKAFNSYYIVNGFSVTGDVDSMEEIAQFSEVKSVLLDEEKKLILPEEQPDQQKTEKSAAEDVAWNIERMGVPEVWDRGYDGEGVVVANIDSGVDWAHPALKEKYRGYDPDHPDDPNHEFNWHDATSNIGVPVDSNGHGTHTMGTMVGQEPDGSNKIGVAPSAKWITARAFSGGTGNDSDILEAAEWILAPKDENGIPHPEKAPDIVNNSWGGNPIDNDWFRPMVQSWKSVGIVPVFSAGNASLFMGADPGTISSPGNYPESIAVGATDEDDNLASFSLRGPTEGGELKPDVSAPGVNIRSAYPGESWDEYEYKVLNGTSMSAPAVAGTIALMKQADEELTVDAIEDILKVSAVPRTDDEYPDSPNNGYGYGQVDANTVMQAVEEGVGTIKGQIVGEGSDNENPTFDHEPREILFKGEEAYFSIHASDNISVNQVTLTLTSEDGSKKSYKGDRSDGDHLEGSYEVVVPPEDISGSEMDYQWTIADFSGRNVKSEVYTTEVKEGVTTGYSEDFESYPDGWYSFGTFDTWQWGEPVFGPDSVSSGKKVMGTNLDGNYDMDTDMTLMMPPVLVEDGTKLRFQQWYHLAPFGWDVGTVYISTDKENWDALLEIQDENQNWHEVGIDLSDYAGKKVYIGFNLTSLDNERPGWYIDDVKLVNDKTSETEVTEEGETGVSLREGEKSFPITSSQNNDILPLDATVQVEETGWKTKADPQNGEFTIHHKPGEYTLSINAYGYESVTETVSLSSRGTISPEISMKAMQKQTITGKITDQFGNGVDQAQIFLLEDDQIKPVNSAPDGTYKLEAYEGEYTLQVYAKGFYKGSKTITIKPGENLDLNLQLTPFYTNDDSEIKYDNGSYGKNLAMGKKGSGFAVKMSLKEGEEMAMLKGAKLQFWADHVPVPGGDDIVISVYDATGENGSPGNKIAGPYEAKAERDLYSWTEVDLSDKGIVVEGDFYILYTQYADYPYVPGFVADGDKDNATGRSWDYFGGQWFQAEDDVGNYMIRSVVDYGDDAPNLEKPVINKPEFGELTNDASIELAGDATPDSAIEITNNGENIGETEVDSAGQFTLNVDLDEGENKLRAIAVSGGTPVAASDPVSLVLDTKAPELTIDSPDDGETINEDTVLVKGTVSDDHLDWVRVNDEKAEPENGTFEVEVALKEGENKITAEAMDKAGNSSENSITVVYEKGNIGEISPLDDQHVFAGEEVAVSFESNTEGGDASFKIALPAALQSENATDHAMVETKPGFYEGTWNVPEHLHVEGAVIEVQVTSEEGVLATGTAEGRVYVTEETIDRIAGDIRYDTAIEISKKGWDETETVILARGTEYADALAGAPLAHKLDAPILLTPTDELWGAAMEEIDRLGTSKAIILGGSNAVSDNVVSELEDNGLDVERIAGKDRFKTAEKIARRMAPDGAKKVAIVNGMDYPDALTVASHAAESGMPILLAKSEWMAESTVDTITDLDATKSIVVGGTQVIEDELLNELPAPLRLAGQNRYETNIAVNEHFGVDNAHMYVATGREYADALTGAVLAAKDNSTVLLVHEQVPEEVATYIQEQHVKRLSIFGGQNAISKGVFSELKKMLQ
- a CDS encoding cell wall-binding repeat-containing protein, with the translated sequence MLDKLAYDDNDSFYEEGTLVYEGADGYYTLGYDPVSEERKTEKIAISPDGNGEHDQIIPVLSYLRNAKTVEYNILNQDGKVVRKLLSENEVRKNYFDRGIGEAYRFDPSIRWDGKINGETAEDGQYYFEIKTAIDFPDKEAQSLKVPVTVDTQAPTVEASLDGTTLNVEAKDDGSGVAYYQVMIDGDALKPIYGSDTKQVELDESLISDNTEVAILAVDFAGNSTAHVVGDGEGPVIEIYVPGTFEVMSDNLVYVLGLVSDDSGISEVTVEGEPVELESFGGGTYLFEAEVEFEDGVHPIHITATDINGNVTKLANSRTIFVDSTPPTLETKAPDYVEHDTAKITLESLITDNFEELRLKVNGSEVFYNEMAENQMNQFSTTVETEVDLEPGKNTFDLELTDLAGHVTTEEVTVYRAESGEDRVSRVSGESRYDTAVEVSKEGWDKADAVVLARGDDYADALAGVPLAKQNDAPLLLTKTDALSPVTKAEIERLGAKTVYLLGGEGAISADVGKQLKKEGIKVTRISGKDRTETATEIANEITGGSASEVVLVNGYNFPDALSVASHAADQGLPILLTKDDTLSKATKKAMYELGVNKTLVVGGTVAVSDSVAAEVPNAYRVSGKDRFSTAVEVAEHFGVDSKHYNVTTGMDYPDALSAAALAAKEGTGTILVGNIVPETVKDFVSEQGFNTLTIIGGTAAIDPEIEVELSKLLQK